The genomic segment GATCTCGACGGGCGCTGGAATCTTGCGCAGCACTTCGACTTGCGGCGCGTCGCCGCCGTTCTTCTTGCGCGCGACGGAGCGCGCCGCCTCGGTGCCAGGCTGAATGCCCTGGTACATGGCTTTGGCGAAGGCGGTCTTATCGGCCGCCGATGGCTCAGCCATCGCCTTCTTCGCCGCAACCTTCTTCACGATGGCCTTGCTCGACGAGGCTTTCTTCCCAGCCTTTGCCGCAGTTGGCTTGGCCACAGGCGGCTTGGCCGCAGTTGCCTTGGCCCGAGTTGCCTTGGCTGAAATTGACTTGGCCACCGAGCGGGCCGGCGGCGGCGCTTTACGCGACGACATAGACATCGCCGCTCTTCTCGATGACCTGATACTTGCGCAGGCGGATGCGCTTGTCGGCGACGTGGCAGCCGGTGCGCATGTCATATTCATAACCATGCCAGGGGCAGACGAAGTTCATGTCTTTCTCCGAGAAGGACAGACCCATCGAGCTTTTGTCGGGGCGCAGATGCTCTTCGACCTTGGCGATGGTCAGGCCTTCGCAGGCTGGACCGCCCTGGTGCAGGCAATAATTGGAATAGGCGAAATACTCGCCCTCATGCTTGAACACGCCGACTTCGTCCTCGCCGAGGCGGATGATCTGGCGC from the Beijerinckia sp. 28-YEA-48 genome contains:
- a CDS encoding Rieske 2Fe-2S domain-containing protein — its product is MAEQFVCKSSEFKNGERQIIRLGEDEVGVFKHEGEYFAYSNYCLHQGGPACEGLTIAKVEEHLRPDKSSMGLSFSEKDMNFVCPWHGYEYDMRTGCHVADKRIRLRKYQVIEKSGDVYVVA